In Mustela nigripes isolate SB6536 unplaced genomic scaffold, MUSNIG.SB6536 HiC_scaffold_148, whole genome shotgun sequence, the following are encoded in one genomic region:
- the LOC132008404 gene encoding olfactory receptor 4C11-like: MELNSSVNEFILFGLTQNVLKEKVVFVVFLFLYLATLMANLLIVMTIRCSRTLGSPMYFFLFHLSFADACFSTTTAPRMIVDSLSEKKVISYNECMTQIFSVHFFGCLEVLVLVFLSFDRYVAICKPLRYTTIMSQQVCDTMVNLAWVVSCIHSSSQIFLALKLPFCGPNVIDHYFCDMTPLLKLACMDTYTINLLIVFNSGAICMVSFIVLLTSYIFILHSLNNQSAEGRKKALSTCTSHIIVVILFFVPCIFTYTRPVTTFPVDKMVAVFYTIGTPLLNPLIYTLRNAEVKNAMRKLWCNKL; this comes from the coding sequence ATGGAGTTGAATAGCAGTGTGAATGAGTTCATTCTGTTTGGGCTAACCCAAAATGTTCTAAAGGAGAAAGTTGTGTTTGTGGTCTTCTTGTTTCTATACCTTGCAACTCTGATGGCAAATTTACTGATTGTAATGACCATAAGATGCAGCCGGACACTTGGGAgtcccatgtacttcttcctcttccacttatCCTTTGCTGATGCCTGTTTCTCAACCACCACTGCTCCTAGGATGATAGTAGATTCTCTATCTGAGAAGAAAGTCATCTCCTACAATGAGTGCATGACCCAGATTTTTTCAGTTCACTTCTTTGGGTGTTTGGAGGTCTTAGTGCTCGTCTTCCTGTCTTTTGATCGCTATGTGGCCATTTGTAAGCCCCTGCGGTACACAACTATCATGAGCCAGCAAGTCTGTGATACAATGGTGAATCTGGCCTGGGTGGTATCTTGTATCCATTCTTCTTCACAGATTTTCTTGGCTTTGAAACTACCATTCTGTGGACCCAATGTTATTGATCATTATTTCTGTGATATGACTCCATTGCTGAAACTTGCATGCATGGACACTTACACAATAAATTTACTCATAGTTTTTAACAGCGGGGCTATCTGCATGGTAAGTTTCATAGTCCTGCTTAcctcttatatttttatcttacatTCTTTGAATAACCAGagtgcagaaggaagaaagaaagcccTCTCTACTTGCACCTCCCACATTATTGTTGTCATCTTATTCTTTGTCCCATGTATATTCACATATACTCGTCCTGTAACTACATTTCCAGTGGACAAGATGGTGGCTGTGTTTTACACTATTGGGACACCCTTGCTCAACCCTCTGATTTACACTCTGAGAAATGCAGAAGTGAAAAATGCCATGAGGAAGTTATGGTGCAACAAACTCTGA